A single window of Achromobacter xylosoxidans DNA harbors:
- a CDS encoding AraC family transcriptional regulator, which yields MKDDVRYQAVSGTPGLVLGVARLVDFQFDRHYHVDYHVGLVTQGVQRQTFRGRSTLLGPGGIALMPPGEVHDGAGVADYGQSYTLKTFRIAPELMRDFIAEVSGGAPDERFLGTLIEDRALAARFVALHASWMADAAAGPLAHEAASLALMGALFARTGTVAPQAVRGGLSPAHQRTVLDYCQGHLGDKIGLEDLARLCGLSRYQFLRRFALSVGLTPHAWLTRLRLERACAALARAPATIAQVAADVGFYDQSHFNRAFRAAYGVPPSAYRRAA from the coding sequence ATGAAGGACGATGTGCGTTACCAAGCGGTGTCCGGCACGCCCGGCCTGGTGCTGGGCGTGGCGCGCCTGGTCGACTTCCAGTTTGACCGGCACTACCACGTCGACTATCACGTCGGCCTGGTGACCCAGGGCGTGCAGCGCCAGACCTTCCGTGGCCGCAGCACGCTGCTGGGGCCGGGCGGTATCGCCCTGATGCCTCCCGGCGAGGTGCATGACGGTGCTGGCGTGGCCGACTATGGCCAGTCGTATACCCTGAAGACCTTCCGCATCGCGCCCGAGTTGATGCGCGATTTCATCGCCGAGGTATCGGGCGGCGCGCCGGACGAACGCTTCCTGGGCACCCTGATCGAGGATCGCGCGCTGGCGGCCCGCTTCGTGGCGCTGCACGCATCCTGGATGGCGGACGCGGCCGCCGGACCGCTGGCGCACGAGGCCGCGTCGCTGGCGTTGATGGGCGCGCTGTTCGCGCGCACCGGCACGGTGGCGCCGCAGGCGGTGCGCGGCGGCCTGTCGCCCGCGCACCAGCGGACGGTGCTGGACTACTGCCAGGGCCATCTGGGCGACAAGATCGGGCTGGAAGACCTGGCCCGGCTGTGCGGGCTGAGCCGCTACCAGTTCCTGCGCCGCTTCGCGCTGTCGGTGGGCCTGACGCCGCACGCCTGGCTGACGCGGTTGCGCCTGGAACGGGCCTGCGCCGCGCTGGCGCGCGCGCCAGCCACGATCGCGCAGGTCGCGGCCGATGTCGGCTTCTACGACCAAAGCCATTTCAATCGGGCCTTCCGCGCCGCCTACGGGGTGCCTCCCTCGGCCTACCGGCGCGCGGCTTGA
- a CDS encoding threonine aldolase family protein encodes MDTPASSSPQLGFASDNTAGASPQILAALLHANEGQAPAYGADDITLRVERRLAEIFEHEVDVLLVPTGTAANSLSLAALTPPWGSVLCHAHSHIANDECGAPQFYSGGARLALLDGAASKLDPGQLAHEAHRKAGDVHSMPPACVSITQATETGSVYSLDEIQAIGAICRGAGLPLHMDGARFANALVSLGCTPAEMTWKAGVAALSFGATKNGVLGAEAIVLFEPGRATELAYRRKRGGHLFSKMRLLSAQMEAYLADDLWLDNARQANAMAARLAAGMDGLPGVALQGPVQANILFCQLPAAAIDGLLAQGFRFYHDRWGPGVARLVTSFSTREQDVDHFLAALRALAR; translated from the coding sequence TTGGACACCCCCGCCTCATCTTCGCCACAGCTGGGCTTCGCCAGTGACAACACCGCCGGCGCCAGCCCGCAGATACTGGCCGCGCTGCTGCACGCCAATGAGGGACAGGCCCCCGCCTACGGCGCCGACGACATCACCCTGCGGGTCGAACGCCGCCTGGCCGAGATCTTCGAGCACGAGGTCGACGTGCTGCTGGTGCCCACCGGCACCGCCGCCAATTCGCTGTCGCTGGCGGCGCTGACGCCGCCCTGGGGCAGCGTGCTGTGCCATGCGCACAGCCACATCGCCAACGATGAATGCGGCGCGCCCCAGTTCTACAGCGGCGGCGCGCGCCTGGCGCTGCTCGATGGCGCCGCCTCCAAGCTCGACCCCGGGCAGCTGGCGCATGAAGCGCACCGCAAGGCCGGCGACGTGCATTCGATGCCGCCCGCCTGCGTCAGCATCACCCAGGCCACCGAGACCGGCAGCGTCTACTCGCTGGACGAGATCCAGGCCATCGGCGCCATCTGCCGCGGCGCCGGGCTGCCCCTGCACATGGATGGCGCGCGCTTCGCCAATGCGCTGGTCAGCCTGGGCTGCACGCCCGCGGAAATGACCTGGAAGGCAGGCGTCGCGGCGCTGTCGTTCGGCGCCACCAAGAACGGCGTGCTGGGCGCCGAGGCCATCGTGCTGTTCGAGCCGGGGCGCGCCACGGAACTGGCCTACCGGCGCAAGCGCGGCGGCCACCTGTTCTCGAAGATGCGGCTGCTGTCGGCGCAGATGGAAGCGTATCTGGCGGACGACCTGTGGCTGGACAATGCGCGCCAGGCCAACGCCATGGCGGCGCGGTTGGCGGCCGGCATGGACGGCCTGCCCGGCGTGGCCTTGCAGGGACCTGTCCAGGCCAACATCCTGTTCTGCCAGTTGCCGGCCGCGGCCATCGACGGCCTGCTGGCGCAGGGCTTTCGCTTCTACCATGACCGCTGGGGCCCGGGCGTGGCGCGGCTGGTCACCTCGTTCAGCACCCGCGAGCAGGATGTCGATCATTTCCTGGCGGCATTGCGGGCGCTGGCGCGGTAG
- a CDS encoding class II glutamine amidotransferase yields the protein MCRWLAYTGSPLQMESVLFKATHSLIDQSLHARMGATTTNGDGFGLGWYGRPPEPPFRYRSVHPAWNDRNLREAARAIHSPLFVAHIRAATDTPAQETNCHPFRHGNWLFVHNGVIRDYPLLRRDLMLMIAPAYFGSLEGSTDSEVMFLLALTFGLEEDPLPALARMVGAVEETGRRHGVARPINMTVCALDGERLIAVRYSSERDSRTLFHNTCVRHLRELYPDDPKVAALDDDAFLLLSEPLSEMPGAWEEVPESTAIIAGRGRVDHYPFVPVPPGA from the coding sequence ATGTGCCGCTGGCTGGCTTATACCGGGAGTCCCCTGCAAATGGAGAGCGTGCTGTTCAAGGCCACGCACTCGCTGATCGACCAGAGCCTGCATGCGCGCATGGGCGCCACCACCACCAACGGCGACGGTTTCGGCCTGGGCTGGTACGGCCGGCCGCCCGAACCGCCGTTCCGCTACCGCAGCGTGCATCCGGCCTGGAACGACCGCAACCTGCGCGAGGCGGCGCGCGCCATCCATTCGCCGCTGTTCGTGGCCCACATCCGCGCCGCCACCGACACGCCGGCGCAGGAAACCAATTGCCATCCGTTCCGCCATGGCAACTGGCTGTTCGTGCACAACGGCGTGATCCGCGACTATCCGCTGCTGCGGCGCGATCTGATGCTGATGATCGCGCCCGCGTATTTCGGTTCATTGGAGGGGTCGACCGATTCCGAGGTGATGTTCCTGCTGGCGCTGACCTTCGGCCTGGAAGAAGATCCGCTGCCGGCGCTGGCGCGCATGGTGGGGGCGGTCGAGGAAACCGGCCGGCGCCACGGCGTGGCGCGGCCGATCAACATGACGGTCTGCGCCCTGGACGGCGAGCGCCTGATCGCGGTGCGCTATTCCAGCGAGCGCGATTCGCGCACGCTGTTCCACAACACCTGCGTGCGGCACCTGCGCGAACTCTATCCCGACGATCCGAAGGTCGCGGCGCTGGACGACGACGCCTTCCTGCTGCTGTCCGAGCCGCTGAGCGAGATGCCGGGCGCCTGGGAAGAGGTGCCCGAATCCACCGCCATCATCGCCGGCCGCGGCCGGGTGGATCACTATCCGTTCGTGCCGGTGCCGCCGGGCGCCTGA
- a CDS encoding SDR family NAD(P)-dependent oxidoreductase: MSNTPLGNIPGRALVTGASSGIGARYAHHLALRGHDLTLVARNVERLETLAARLRAETGRDVRVLPADLSRADGVQRVAQALREDDTLTLLVNNAGIGAVAPLLQSEPGQMQAMIDLNISALTHLTMAAAPAFVARGGGTIINIASIVGLHPELLNGVYGASKAYVLAYSQSLRHELADKGLRVQAVLPGATGTEFWDLAGRPASELPAAIVMSADDMVRSALAGLDQGEFITIPSLTDPALLERLEAARQALGPELSRNTPAPRYGLQAPGGTGTNG, from the coding sequence ATGAGCAACACCCCGCTTGGCAACATTCCCGGCCGCGCCCTGGTCACCGGCGCCTCATCCGGCATCGGCGCGCGCTACGCCCATCATCTGGCCCTGCGCGGCCACGATCTGACGCTGGTGGCGCGCAACGTCGAACGCCTGGAAACCCTGGCCGCGCGCCTGCGCGCCGAGACCGGCCGCGACGTGCGCGTGCTGCCGGCCGACCTGTCCCGGGCCGACGGCGTGCAACGCGTGGCGCAGGCGCTGCGCGAGGACGACACGCTGACCCTGCTGGTGAACAACGCCGGCATCGGCGCGGTGGCGCCGCTGCTGCAATCCGAGCCCGGCCAGATGCAGGCCATGATCGACCTGAACATCAGCGCCCTCACCCACCTGACCATGGCCGCGGCGCCCGCCTTCGTGGCGCGCGGTGGCGGCACCATCATCAACATTGCGTCGATCGTCGGTCTGCACCCCGAGCTGCTGAACGGCGTCTACGGCGCCAGCAAGGCCTATGTGCTGGCCTACTCGCAGTCGCTGCGCCACGAACTGGCGGACAAGGGCCTGCGCGTCCAGGCGGTGCTGCCCGGCGCCACCGGCACCGAGTTCTGGGACCTGGCAGGCAGGCCGGCCAGCGAGTTGCCGGCCGCCATCGTGATGAGCGCGGACGACATGGTGCGCAGCGCCCTGGCGGGCCTGGACCAAGGTGAGTTCATCACCATTCCTTCGCTGACCGATCCGGCCCTGCTGGAACGCCTGGAAGCCGCGCGCCAGGCCCTGGGGCCGGAGCTGTCACGCAACACGCCAGCGCCACGCTACGGGCTTCAGGCGCCCGGCGGCACCGGCACGAACGGATAG
- a CDS encoding GlxA family transcriptional regulator, whose translation MKTIAILLHPGFQLMSLAASAVFEMANRQTGEPAYRVVLVSEHGGPVASSLGFAQDTIGLGRRTFDTLIVAGDNTAEGASDSLLRALRGASRRVRRCASMCTGAFVLAQAGLLDGRRATTHWFYARRLQREHPRVKVDEDRIFVADGPIWTSAGMSAGIDLALAMVEADLEAEMARAVARKLVLTQRRAGGQSQYSALLELDAKSDRVQTALAYAKANLKAELSVEELARAAHLSPRQFSRVFRQETGQSPAKAVEHLRLEAAQDMMQSGRHAAEVVARETGFGDRDRMRKAFLRAFGQSPQAMRRLLHA comes from the coding sequence ATGAAAACCATCGCGATCCTGTTGCACCCTGGGTTCCAGCTCATGAGCCTGGCGGCCAGCGCCGTCTTCGAGATGGCCAACCGGCAGACCGGCGAGCCGGCCTATCGGGTCGTCCTGGTGTCCGAGCATGGCGGCCCCGTGGCCAGTTCGCTGGGGTTCGCACAGGACACCATCGGGCTGGGGCGACGCACCTTCGACACCTTGATCGTCGCAGGCGACAACACTGCCGAAGGCGCTTCCGACAGCCTGTTGCGCGCGCTGCGCGGCGCCAGCCGGCGGGTGCGCCGCTGCGCCTCGATGTGCACCGGCGCATTCGTGCTGGCGCAGGCCGGCCTGCTCGATGGCCGGCGCGCCACCACCCACTGGTTCTATGCGCGCCGCCTGCAACGCGAGCACCCGCGCGTCAAGGTGGACGAGGACCGCATTTTCGTGGCCGACGGCCCGATCTGGACGTCAGCGGGCATGAGCGCGGGCATCGACCTGGCGCTGGCCATGGTGGAAGCGGACCTGGAGGCGGAAATGGCGCGCGCCGTGGCGCGCAAGCTGGTGCTGACGCAACGCCGCGCGGGCGGGCAGTCGCAGTATTCGGCGTTGCTGGAGCTGGATGCCAAGTCCGACCGGGTGCAGACGGCGCTGGCCTACGCCAAGGCCAACCTGAAGGCGGAATTGTCGGTGGAGGAACTGGCCCGCGCCGCGCACCTGAGCCCGCGCCAGTTCAGCCGTGTGTTCCGCCAGGAAACGGGCCAGTCGCCGGCCAAGGCGGTGGAGCACCTGCGGCTGGAAGCGGCGCAGGACATGATGCAGTCCGGCCGCCACGCGGCCGAGGTGGTGGCGCGCGAAACCGGCTTTGGCGACCGCGACCGCATGCGCAAGGCTTTTCTGCGCGCGTTCGGCCAGTCGCCGCAGGCGATGCGGCGGTTGCTGCACGCCTGA
- the dapD gene encoding 2,3,4,5-tetrahydropyridine-2,6-dicarboxylate N-succinyltransferase — MQENPASSAIAYGLATIAADGAILDTWYPRPSLADHTPAGGTRHLTPEEARAALGEYVPTSLGRDTRRKVDIVAVRTAIASLDAPPADAHDAYLRLHLLSHRLVRPHGVNLDGLFNVLANVAWTSAGPCAVDQVEALRWQLRATGQVLEIRGVDKIPRMTDYVVPAGVRIADTARVRLGAHLAAGTTVLHEGFCNFNAGTLGASMVEGRISAGVIVDDGTDIGGGASIMGTMSGGGKQVVAIGKRCLLGANSGIGISLGDDCVVEAGCYITAGTRVLTPEGAVVKAVELAGQHGLLFRRNSQTGAVETLVRTAAWGTLNPALHTGH; from the coding sequence ATGCAAGAAAACCCCGCAAGCAGCGCCATCGCCTACGGCCTGGCCACGATCGCCGCCGACGGCGCCATCCTGGACACCTGGTATCCGCGCCCGTCCCTGGCCGACCACACGCCGGCGGGCGGAACCCGGCACCTGACGCCGGAGGAAGCCCGCGCGGCGCTGGGCGAGTACGTGCCCACCTCGCTCGGGCGCGACACGCGGCGCAAGGTCGACATCGTCGCCGTGCGCACCGCCATCGCCTCGCTCGACGCCCCGCCCGCCGACGCGCATGACGCCTACCTGCGGCTGCACCTGCTCAGCCATCGGCTGGTCCGGCCGCATGGCGTCAACCTGGACGGGCTGTTCAACGTGCTCGCCAACGTCGCGTGGACTTCGGCCGGGCCGTGCGCCGTCGACCAGGTCGAGGCGCTGCGCTGGCAACTGCGCGCCACCGGGCAGGTCCTGGAGATTCGCGGCGTCGACAAGATCCCGCGCATGACCGACTACGTCGTGCCCGCCGGCGTGCGCATCGCCGACACCGCCCGCGTGCGGCTCGGCGCGCACCTGGCGGCCGGCACCACCGTGCTGCACGAAGGCTTCTGCAACTTCAACGCCGGCACCCTGGGCGCGTCGATGGTCGAGGGCCGCATCAGCGCCGGCGTCATCGTCGACGACGGCACCGACATCGGCGGCGGCGCCTCCATCATGGGCACCATGTCCGGCGGCGGCAAACAGGTCGTGGCGATCGGCAAGCGCTGCCTGCTGGGCGCCAACTCCGGCATCGGCATTTCGCTGGGCGACGACTGCGTGGTTGAGGCCGGCTGCTACATCACCGCCGGCACGCGCGTGCTGACGCCGGAAGGCGCGGTGGTGAAGGCCGTGGAGCTGGCCGGCCAGCACGGGCTGCTGTTCCGCCGCAACTCGCAGACCGGCGCGGTCGAGACGCTGGTGCGCACGGCGGCCTGGGGCACCTTGAACCCGGCGCTGCACACGGGGCACTGA
- the ppk2 gene encoding polyphosphate kinase 2, with product MENGLERDTDALQRQMRLQEDLIDSLDEELEMELDDWRVGNGAAGGDSWHAQRRLYFRELLRLQGELVKLQDWVMHGGHRLVVLFEGRDAAGKGGVIKRITQRLNPRVCRVAALPAPTSRERTQWYFQRYAAHLPAAGEIVLFDRSWYNRAGVERVMGFCSDAEYEEFFRSVPEFEKMLVRSGIQIIKYWFSVSDNEQESRFQSRIDDPLKQWKLSPMDLESRRRWEAYTQAKEVMLERSHIPESPWWVVRADDKKKARLNCISHLLEQVPYQAVSHADVVLPERVHHEDYLRHPVPEEMFVPEKY from the coding sequence ATGGAGAATGGGCTCGAACGCGATACGGATGCGTTGCAGCGCCAAATGCGCCTGCAGGAAGACCTGATCGATAGCCTGGACGAAGAGCTGGAGATGGAACTGGACGACTGGCGGGTGGGCAATGGCGCCGCCGGCGGCGACAGCTGGCACGCGCAGCGGCGGCTGTACTTTCGCGAGCTGTTGCGGCTGCAGGGCGAGCTGGTCAAGCTGCAGGATTGGGTGATGCATGGCGGCCACCGCCTGGTGGTGCTGTTCGAAGGGCGCGACGCGGCCGGCAAGGGCGGCGTCATCAAGCGCATCACGCAGCGCCTGAACCCCCGGGTGTGCCGGGTGGCCGCGCTGCCCGCGCCGACCTCGCGCGAACGCACGCAATGGTATTTCCAGCGCTATGCCGCGCACCTGCCCGCCGCCGGCGAGATCGTCCTGTTCGACCGCAGCTGGTACAACCGGGCCGGGGTGGAGCGCGTGATGGGGTTCTGCAGCGATGCCGAGTACGAGGAATTCTTCCGTTCGGTGCCCGAATTCGAGAAGATGCTGGTGCGCAGCGGGATCCAGATCATCAAGTACTGGTTCTCGGTGTCGGACAATGAACAGGAATCGCGCTTCCAGAGCCGTATCGACGATCCGCTCAAGCAATGGAAGCTCAGCCCGATGGACCTTGAAAGCCGGCGCCGCTGGGAGGCCTACACGCAGGCCAAGGAAGTCATGCTGGAGCGCTCGCACATTCCGGAATCGCCCTGGTGGGTAGTGCGCGCCGACGACAAGAAGAAGGCGCGGCTGAACTGCATCAGCCACCTGCTGGAACAGGTGCCCTACCAGGCGGTGTCACATGCCGACGTGGTGCTGCCCGAACGCGTCCATCACGAGGACTACCTGCGCCATCCGGTGCCCGAAGAGATGTTCGTGCCGGAGAAGTACTAG
- a CDS encoding M20 family metallopeptidase, producing MSTSRTEQLVAGIQSWLQCESPSNFPDGIAAMARIIADYAAAAGLTVELSSLGPATGPLLYATNRAAGDTRPGILILAHMDTVHPVGTLLENPVRIDGDRLYGPGSYDMKAGIYLALTALAGVARPGATQLPVDFLVVPDEETGSHASRAHIERFAANAKYALVCEPARPNGGKCVTARKGTGMLNLNVKGRPAHAGMQHEKGRSAIREMAHQVLALEAMTDYERGITVSVGTIAGGTVTNTVPALCRCVVDFRVPDMGAAEDVLRRMRELCAVGPDVELDIDVELNRPPMVKTEEAAALLALVQGYAERAGFLLEDAPMTGGGSDANFTSALGIPTLDGLGADGDGAHTLNEYILVSTLEQRLKFWELLLKELA from the coding sequence ATGTCCACTTCCCGCACTGAACAACTCGTCGCCGGCATCCAGAGCTGGCTGCAATGCGAATCGCCCTCGAACTTCCCCGACGGCATCGCCGCCATGGCCCGCATCATCGCCGACTACGCCGCCGCGGCCGGCCTGACGGTGGAACTGTCGTCGCTCGGCCCCGCCACCGGCCCGCTGCTGTACGCCACCAACCGCGCCGCTGGCGACACCCGCCCCGGCATCCTGATCCTGGCGCACATGGACACGGTGCACCCGGTCGGCACGCTGCTGGAGAACCCGGTGCGCATCGACGGCGACCGCCTCTACGGCCCCGGCAGCTATGACATGAAGGCCGGCATCTACCTGGCGCTGACCGCCCTGGCCGGGGTCGCCCGCCCCGGCGCGACGCAACTGCCGGTGGACTTCCTGGTGGTGCCCGACGAGGAAACCGGCAGCCACGCATCGCGCGCGCACATCGAGCGTTTCGCCGCCAACGCCAAGTACGCGCTGGTATGCGAACCGGCCCGCCCGAACGGCGGCAAGTGCGTCACCGCGCGCAAGGGCACCGGCATGCTGAACCTGAACGTCAAGGGCCGCCCGGCCCACGCCGGCATGCAGCACGAGAAGGGCCGCAGCGCGATCCGCGAAATGGCGCACCAGGTGCTGGCGCTGGAAGCGATGACGGACTACGAGCGCGGCATCACCGTGAGCGTGGGCACCATCGCCGGCGGCACCGTGACCAACACCGTGCCGGCGCTGTGCCGCTGCGTGGTAGACTTCCGCGTGCCCGACATGGGCGCGGCCGAAGACGTGCTGCGCCGCATGCGCGAGCTGTGCGCGGTGGGCCCGGACGTGGAACTGGACATCGACGTGGAACTGAACCGCCCGCCGATGGTGAAGACCGAGGAAGCCGCCGCGCTGCTGGCGCTGGTGCAGGGCTACGCGGAACGCGCCGGTTTCCTGCTGGAAGACGCGCCGATGACCGGCGGCGGCAGCGACGCCAACTTCACTTCGGCCTTGGGGATTCCGACGCTGGACGGCCTGGGCGCCGATGGCGACGGCGCGCACACGCTGAACGAGTACATCCTGGTATCGACGCTGGAACAGCGCCTGAAGTTCTGGGAGCTGCTGTTGAAGGAACTGGCGTAA
- a CDS encoding prolyl oligopeptidase family serine peptidase, with amino-acid sequence MKPSDMSNVDRIAIEMGHAGRNAITYIDEDRNSDRPFKLQTYRPYGYTPDRPVVIVQHGVLRNGDEYRDFWVEAADKHKLLIVALTFSNEIWPGVESYNNGRVFSAGGNPRHIDGWTYALVGNVIRDMIAAEITDGENVYLFGHSAGGQFVHRLMSSQSHAPFKAVTAGNPGWYTLPTFDYPFPEGMDGVGLTEDHLVKLLAYPMTILAGDQDIATDDPNLPSEPAAMRQGPHRFARAHNYFEAGRKEAERRGVPFNWTLQVVPGIGHDGRAMSAVCASLWFEGGMPSDAELARLAGQQVA; translated from the coding sequence ATGAAACCCTCTGACATGTCCAACGTGGACCGCATCGCCATCGAAATGGGCCATGCCGGCCGCAACGCCATCACCTATATCGACGAGGATCGCAATTCCGATCGCCCGTTCAAGCTGCAGACCTACCGCCCCTACGGCTACACCCCGGACCGCCCGGTGGTGATCGTGCAGCACGGCGTGCTGCGCAACGGCGACGAATACCGCGACTTCTGGGTCGAGGCCGCCGACAAGCACAAGCTGCTGATCGTGGCGCTGACCTTCTCCAACGAGATCTGGCCGGGCGTGGAAAGCTACAACAACGGCCGCGTGTTCTCGGCCGGCGGCAACCCGCGCCACATCGACGGCTGGACCTATGCGCTGGTCGGCAACGTGATCCGCGACATGATCGCGGCCGAGATCACCGATGGCGAGAACGTCTACCTGTTCGGCCACTCGGCCGGCGGCCAGTTCGTGCACCGCCTGATGAGCAGCCAGTCGCACGCGCCGTTCAAGGCGGTGACCGCGGGCAACCCCGGCTGGTACACCCTGCCGACATTCGATTATCCGTTCCCCGAAGGCATGGACGGCGTCGGCCTGACCGAAGACCACCTGGTCAAGCTGCTGGCCTATCCGATGACCATCCTGGCCGGCGACCAGGACATCGCCACCGACGACCCCAACCTGCCGTCGGAACCGGCCGCCATGCGCCAAGGCCCGCACCGCTTCGCCCGCGCCCACAACTACTTCGAGGCCGGCCGCAAGGAAGCCGAGCGCCGCGGCGTGCCGTTCAACTGGACGCTGCAGGTGGTGCCCGGCATCGGCCACGACGGCCGCGCCATGTCCGCGGTCTGCGCCAGCCTGTGGTTCGAGGGCGGCATGCCGAGCGACGCCGAGCTGGCGCGCCTGGCCGGCCAGCAGGTCGCTTGA
- a CDS encoding ABC transporter ATP-binding protein, which yields MSQADTPVIELRNVHKRFEQRPDLAQRILALGGRPIDRRTVYAVNGVDLRIGRGEVVGLVGESGCGKSTLGRVVAGLHRQTEGDLLYQGQDARRLRGADKLAYTLGVQMIFQDPQASLNPRQRLRQILGESLKVHKLAPPAEIPARIDQALKEVGLDTEYRDRFPHQISGGQRQRIGIARALMVAPKFLVCDEPVAALDVSIQAQVINLFMDLREQHGFTYLFISHDLGVVRHISDRVAIMYLGKIVEISTSAEIFARANHPYTQALMAEVPDVARRGRKFTPIKGEIPSPLNPPSGCTFNPRCPHAMPRCREQAPTLKEISPGHWSACHLNEATA from the coding sequence ATGAGTCAAGCCGATACCCCTGTCATCGAGCTCAGGAACGTCCACAAGCGCTTCGAACAGCGTCCCGACCTGGCCCAGCGCATCCTGGCCCTGGGCGGCCGCCCGATCGACCGCCGCACCGTGTATGCCGTCAACGGCGTCGACCTGCGCATCGGCCGCGGCGAAGTCGTCGGCCTGGTGGGCGAGTCCGGCTGCGGCAAGTCCACCCTGGGCCGCGTCGTCGCCGGCCTGCACCGCCAGACCGAAGGCGACCTGCTCTACCAGGGCCAGGACGCCCGCCGCCTGCGCGGCGCCGACAAGCTGGCCTACACGCTGGGCGTGCAGATGATCTTCCAGGATCCGCAGGCCTCGCTCAATCCGCGCCAGCGCCTGCGCCAGATCCTGGGCGAATCGCTCAAGGTGCACAAGCTGGCGCCGCCGGCCGAGATTCCCGCGCGCATCGACCAGGCCCTGAAGGAAGTGGGCCTGGACACGGAATACCGCGATCGCTTCCCGCACCAGATTTCGGGCGGCCAGCGCCAGCGCATCGGCATCGCCCGCGCGCTGATGGTGGCGCCCAAGTTCCTGGTGTGCGACGAACCGGTGGCGGCGCTGGACGTGTCGATCCAGGCGCAGGTGATCAACCTATTCATGGACCTGCGCGAGCAGCACGGTTTCACCTACCTCTTCATCAGCCACGACCTGGGCGTGGTGCGCCACATCTCGGATCGCGTGGCTATCATGTACCTGGGCAAGATCGTCGAGATCTCGACCTCGGCCGAGATCTTCGCGCGCGCCAACCATCCGTACACCCAGGCCCTGATGGCCGAGGTGCCGGACGTGGCCCGCCGCGGCCGCAAGTTCACGCCGATCAAGGGCGAGATCCCGTCGCCGCTGAACCCGCCGTCGGGCTGTACCTTCAACCCGCGCTGCCCGCACGCCATGCCGCGCTGCCGCGAGCAGGCGCCGACGCTGAAGGAAATCTCTCCGGGCCACTGGTCGGCCTGCCACCTGAACGAAGCCACCGCCTGA
- a CDS encoding ABC transporter ATP-binding protein produces MNDTLLEVRGLRTAFHTEAGAWLAVDGVDLTVRRGEIVGLVGESGSGKSVTGFSLLGLIDPPGEVVDGEVKFKGNDLRKLSEEQMRQLRGNRIAMIFQDPLMTLNPVLRIGEQMMEAILTHEDVPRAEALERCREALAMVGIPSPEKRLKSYPHEFSGGMRQRVAIAIAMLNKPDLIICDEPTTALDVTIQGQILYRMQEICREHNTALIWITHDLGVVAELADRVAVMYAGRIVESGPVEQVLDAPRHPYTRGLLDSMPGATTPGARLHQINGMAPSLAGRPSGCAFRPRCTHAVTRCTEQAPTVTTEGSRSYRCYVPIAREAEQA; encoded by the coding sequence ATGAATGACACGCTTCTAGAAGTGCGCGGCCTGCGCACCGCATTCCATACCGAGGCCGGCGCCTGGCTGGCGGTCGACGGCGTCGACCTGACCGTGCGCCGCGGCGAGATCGTGGGCCTGGTCGGCGAGTCCGGCTCGGGCAAGTCGGTCACCGGCTTTTCACTGCTGGGGCTGATCGATCCGCCCGGGGAAGTCGTCGACGGCGAAGTGAAGTTCAAGGGCAACGACCTACGCAAGCTCTCCGAAGAGCAGATGCGCCAGTTGCGCGGCAACCGCATCGCCATGATCTTCCAGGACCCGCTGATGACGCTCAATCCGGTGCTGCGCATCGGCGAGCAGATGATGGAGGCCATCCTGACGCACGAGGACGTGCCGCGCGCCGAAGCGCTGGAGCGCTGCCGCGAGGCGCTGGCCATGGTCGGCATTCCGTCGCCGGAAAAGCGCCTGAAGAGCTACCCGCACGAATTCTCGGGCGGCATGCGCCAGCGCGTGGCGATCGCCATCGCCATGCTCAACAAGCCCGACCTGATCATCTGCGACGAACCGACCACGGCGCTGGACGTGACCATCCAGGGCCAGATCCTGTACCGCATGCAGGAGATCTGCCGCGAGCACAATACGGCGCTGATCTGGATCACCCACGACCTGGGCGTGGTGGCCGAGCTGGCCGACCGAGTCGCGGTCATGTACGCCGGCCGCATCGTCGAGAGCGGCCCGGTCGAACAGGTGCTGGACGCGCCGCGCCATCCTTATACCCGCGGCCTGCTGGACTCGATGCCTGGCGCCACCACGCCGGGCGCGCGCCTGCACCAGATCAACGGCATGGCGCCCAGCCTGGCCGGCCGCCCGTCGGGCTGTGCCTTCCGGCCGCGCTGCACCCACGCGGTCACGCGCTGCACCGAGCAAGCCCCCACCGTTACCACCGAAGGTTCGCGCAGCTATCGCTGTTACGTCCCGATCGCCCGCGAGGCCGAGCAAGCATGA